The Malus domestica chromosome 17, GDT2T_hap1 genome contains the following window.
TTCCCTACCATTTCATCTTCCTCTCATTTTTTTGTCCACCCACTGCATCCTTcccctctcttctttctctgccATTTCACCAcattctctcattttttttgtcCGCCCACTGCATCCCtcctctctcatttttctctgcCATTTTATTTGTGCCACTGTCTCTTTCCCCTTTCCTTTTTCTAGGTTcaatttttctgggttttctggTTGTGGGAAGCAGGGAAGAAGGAGATGTGAAGGGCAAAGCGGAGCAGAGGTGGCAATGGAAGAGGTTAAGGAGGATAGAGCCCGAAGTCCTTGCCGTAAAAAATTGAGGTCTAGGAAGAAGGAGCCCAATCGGTGGGCACGACTGATGAGCTTGGTATGAGCAGGACGCGACCGACAGAGCTCCTGAGTTCTCCAATTAAAGTTCGAATCAATGTCTCTTTGTTCATGATTCAGGGTTGGGGatgaagagagagggagagaacgtGAGCAGAGAAAAGAGTAGGGGACGCGAGCAGAGGGCGACGAAGGGattagctagtcccatggttcCCGATGTCTCTCGCTAAGACCGTCTAGCACGGTCCTTAGTCGAGGCAAGTCCGGTTTACTCCCACTAAAGCTAGTCCCGTGAAGTAACAAACATGGGACTGGACTAACTATTACTCTAGTCCAGTCCAATGAGGGCTAGTGAAGGGAAACAAACACAGCCCTATGGTTTGGCCAGCCatctagagagaaagagaaagtttGTGTTCTTTCATATTTCCTCAAAGAAACTTTAATGAAGTAAAgactataaagttgcttttatacctTCCTTCATTTGAGTGGCATACTTGTAATAAGTTCAAAACCACTATCTCTCTTAGCAAGGCTGGCCTCCCTTTGTTTAGTAGGTTAATTGCCCATTGTGTTTTAGTTGTAACATAACTTCAActtaatgggccttgtggaccaaaaccacTTTGGGCTCCGGAACCCGAAACTAATTTAAGGCCCTATACAAACCTTTTGTATgatttaattaacatattaattaatcttttcCATATACAATTAAAgtatttaattgtccttactcatcttcgtTATATCCTTCAATCATTACTTTAcactaggggtggttcggtatgggataccgaacCGAAACCTGTGTCCCGATTCCTAAACCGAAATTTTTGGGAATCCCAAATCTAATACTGATCCCAAACCAATTTTTTGGGAATCCCAATTTTTGGGAATCCTGAAATAATTTCGAaatgattttgggcttttggactaaaatcgggaatcccgaaatgattttgggcttttggactaaaatttAACATACTATGttttgggctaaaattcaaCCTTTTATATTGGGCAGCCAATCTGTTGCAAACTAAATTTTCTTAATAAATTTCATAGGCCATTATAAGTTACAAGTATACAACCAAACCAATCTAttgcaataaaaataaatttaatctgTAACTTACAATTTAATATGTGCACAGATTAAATTTCATGGAGGACCTGAGCATCAAAATTCCCATTAGTCATTAGCGTGCATTTCACTCATCCTTCCCCGCTTTATCTGTCCTAGTCATTTACAATGCCAAATGCCAAACTTTTTTGCGTTTCCCAtgcacacacagacacacatatatacattcaCACCCAGAAGGATAAATCATACACAATTTATATGcaacggttgagattaaatctcaacagAATTCAACGgctattaaaattctaaatatatatttaaaaattaaataatatatatatttttcggttcggtttgggattaccaaaatcccaaaaacttGAGGCCAattcccgtaccgaaatttcgggaTCGGTTCGGTATTGGGTACCGAAATTTTTGGGAATTTCGGTTTAGGATTTTTTCGTTTCGGTTTCAGGAATTTTTCAattcggtttgggatttttttccaaccctactttacacggtgtgcgatccattaggttccttttagcgaggtagtgggcgattaaaaatcttactaatcaattgtgaattgaaacttactttcaattctccctttgatgttTATACATCTTCGAGGCttctcacaagccatgagtgacacctaacaTTATGTCAtgactacccaagctaatcaaaagaggtttggagaacctattcaccttgggattacaaatgcaatacggtctttctctaatttaatactcttgatcacattgtttggtttgatactttattcatgtctattatccaaAGTAGTTCTATTTTTCTATacgattaccttgaatgtgatttggaaagGCTTCTAAAATCTCATTcgtactctggccagagattcttaatcatataatAGAGTATTTTCCCTcaatggtttgaaggttagagatcttttgttgcacattcacatgCCCCATGATTAAGTGGCTTACTATGTCGTGAACACTCTCAAATAGAATGTCTTTAACACAGTAAAAAactaaggacctaaccacacgACAACTATAATGTATCATGTCAAAGGATTTGCATTATCTCAatcatgagttctcatgtgacatgagtatgagaactccttgttgatcgtgttcaatggactcattctccattgagcacctacatacttgtcttggtgtcaatcacactaATGACTCAAGAACAACAACTCTCTTgggagagaagacatagcatgtactgatctatCCGGATCGTTAATGCCCAATTTGCAATCCTATGtcaagaacgtttaggatatgtgtaCAAGGGAATGGTCTCctaaatctaacttctttagatcacattctcctaattacgtATTCCTTAGACTTATCGTTTCAGTATATAACATTTAACGAGacaactttaaacaataatctttaccCAATTAACCTAGTTTAGTTTacatgtgaaatgtttgtaAAGATTCCAACATCTTTGATCTGAACTTGTAGCTCTGCATATAGatctttagaaaaaaaaatcatttcaagCTTCTCAATCTATTAATGTTCAATTATGGATATTTCATCATTTAGCTGGATTCATAATTTTCATCTCATCTTAGTCTCATTCACATCATTGATGCCACAAGAGCAGAGCTAAAGTTCAAGTTGCCACAACAGGGAAGACTAAGATTAATTTGAAGAAATACAAGCCGAGAAGGTGCTTCTTTAGTTTAGTCTAGAATTTGAGGTTGTATTATTTGTATATGAACTTGTTGTTTTTCAGTTGATGGAGCTCTTAGAGTTCTCTCGATTTTTTACCCAGTGAAGGGTTTTTCGGGCACAAATATTCATGCGTGATTAAGTTATGCGTGAaccttaaccaaaaaaaaaaaaaaagtgaaaagacAATTCTTTCTCATaagtaataatgtaatttccaataaatcaaaattttctgttttgtttcttttattacTCACATGTCAGACTATGCTATGATGACGTGAGATtgcacataattttttttattttaaataaatgatAGTATTTACACTAAAAGGTGAGAATTTAACTAAATCTTACAATAAATTTGCCTTAATAATATAACTCAATTTCATTTTTATCAAGAATCGAGTGTCTCAATTCTAAATAATGATTAATAAATTTTTTGTGTTAACGGGTAATTTAGACAACAAGACgatctctttttcttttgtgttacTGTTCTACCATACAATCTCCCCTCTCTTCTTCTCGCTCAAGAATCTGATCGAACGACTATACAGACCCGTTCATCTCACTCTTTGCGTCGTCCTCATCGACAATTCCCGCGACCCTTTGTTCCAGCTTTGGAGAAGAACAACTGCTCAAAGACCCAACTTTGAAACTGCAACTTGATACGTTTCGAGTTCATCCTTTCGTCTTCTGCTCTCACGGTACTCCACGACGTTTTTCGTTTCTGgattttggtctttgtttaaAATTGAGAACTAACGTGTGGGTGTAGTTGAATTTTGAGAAATGAGTTGTGGGATGATTGGAAATGGATTTGGTTTGTGGGGTTTCTTGATTCCTATCTGAGAATGAGAATTCAAAGTTCATGTTTTTTTGTCTGTAATTTTGGATTTCTGGTGTATTTGGATGTGTTTTCAGCTTAATTGAATGATTAGTTACTTTACCTGGGTTTATAGAGTTTTTAAGGATAGCTGAGAAGATGATGTTGTGAATTGGTGCTTTGGTTCTTGTTGTTTTGGCTTCTAGGGAGTTAGAACTGTTATCTAAGTTATGCATATGCTTTGTTAGGCTCAGTGGACCAGATTTTTTCGTTTCTTTAGGGGGAACAAATCCTAAGTGGTATGAGCAACCAAGGGTTCAGCTAAACTAATTATGAAGTCTCGAGGGTTTCGTAATTCTACGTGCACTGATAGCCGTGGATTTTATGTGCCTTTGTACACTCTTGTATTGGTTATAATATAGTTACGAtgtgtgaaaaatataaatagaaGATTTCATGCTATATGTTGATTCATACCTTATGAAATGTAAACCTCAACTTGGTGGCTACTAGTGTTGTAAGGTTTGCTACGTTCTAGGTTGTGAATGAATGgagtttataattttttttggttatattgttgtgtgaaattattttgttttctaattTATTCATTTAGACAATTGTAAAAAGGAGTTAATAAATCTCTCCGTGACAAGCGGATGCAGCAGGATTTTGGGTTTCAGTTAAGACTGTCATGCTGAATGTTGCTACCAGGAAGTGGAATAAGGATGAACTCCATGATGGATGATATGAACTTGATTCAGCAGGCACAGAGGCATCACTTAGTGGTTCGGGAGCTTGGGGAAGAGATTGATTTAGAAATTGGAGCTGGGGATGACGATCCTTCATTTGCTAACACCCCCCTTATTGTTGTTCCACCACGGGAACCTTCTGTTGAGGATCATGACGAGAGTAAGAATATGGTAATGGCTTCTCAACTCGCTAGTGATGATCAAGACATGTCAAAGGGACAACCagtaaaaaggaagaaaaaggttgTGAAAAGATGGAGAGAGGAATGGGCTGATACCTACAAATGGGCTTATGTTGATGTCAAGGAAGGGACAGCTAGGATTTTTTGCTCTGTGTGTAGAGAGTATGGTAGGAAGCATAGAAGAAACCCCTATGGAAACGAGGGCAGCCGGAATATGCAGATGAGCGCACTTGAGGAACACAACAATAGTTTGCTTCACAAAGAGGCACTTCGCCTTCAAATGGCCTCCAAGGATAAGGTCGTTGCTGACAAACCCATTTATGTCAAAGGTTAGCACGTTCTGctcaattttcttttagtttgcTTTGGAAGTTTCAAATAATGACCATCTGAATTCTGCATTAATTATTTGCAGAGTGTCTCCCAGGAAATTCTTTTCGTGAAGTTTCGTTATTGTTAATTTTCATGTTTATGAAAGTGGGCCTTGCGGTTAAGTTTGCATTTGGGATTTGTAATTTTTGAACTCGTTGCTGAATGAAAACTTTGGTTCAGTTGACTTATTTTTTGCGGTTCAGCATGCACATACCTAAATACTTCTTCTGGCATTAAATGGAGTTGTCAACATTAATTTGTTGATATTTGCACATTATTTACACCTTCATATGACTGAAAGAAATGAATTTTGagtttaaactttaatttgtaaatattttttcccgttttgttgatttttctttGGAATTACTCCTAAATGTAGCTCTTATGTCAAAAACGGCTGGATCGATTGTTGAAGCTGCACTGAAAAGGGATCCTCATGAGGTTGAGTTCATACAATCGGTGCATGAAGTGGTTCATGCTTTAGAAAGAGTGATTGCTAAAAATTCTCAGTGAGTTTCCTTCGGATGGTGTATTATTTTAGTCAAGCTGtttaacaaaaacaaagtcTTATTTCTGATTTCTGTAAAATTATTAAGTGGCTTTTTCTCTTTTCAGTTATGTAAACATCATGGAGCGCTTGCTAGAACCTGAGCGCACGCTTGTTTTTCGAGTTCCCTGGATGGATGATAGAGGTGAGACACATGTTAACCGAGGATTTCGAGTACAATTTAACCAGGCCTTGGGTCCATGTAGGGGTGGCTTCCGGTTTCATCCTTCTATGAACTTGAGCATTGCCAAGTTTCTTGGATTTGAACAGGTATTAGTTGTTTTCTTGAGTTCTTCTGAGTTGACTTGTCTTCTTTAGGTTGGGTCAAACTTTTTCCAAATCTTTTTCTTCCCATACCTCTGTTGATTTGTGTATTCTAGTGATTGGTGCTCATAAGAACACCAAGCTAAATACTAGTGGCGAGGTTAAACCCTTCAGATTGGAAGTGACTAAGTCTTGTGACGACTTTGCATTGTGCTATTTACCTTATGTACAGACTTTAAAGAATGCCTTGTCACCATACAAAATTGGAGGGGCAGCGGGAGGTAGTGATTTTGATCCAAAGGGAAAAAGTGATAATGAGGTAAAAGttttcaatttgttatatgttgtTATTCGTCATTTTTAGCCTCCTCAGAAGTTGTGAATGATTGTTTCTAAAATGGCAGGTTATGCGTTTTTGCCAAAGTTTTATGAATGAAATTTATCGTTATTTGGGTGTTGACAAGGTAACTTCAGGAAGATTACATtccataaataatatttttctccATATGGAATTTCGGTGTTGTATGCATGTCTGGTTTAATGCTGTATACACTTTAGGACCTTCCTTCAGAGGAGATGGGTGTTGGTACTCGAGAAATGGGATACCTTTTTGGACAATATAGACGTCTAACTGGTCACTTTCAGGTACCAGAAACACCGGTAACAAACTATTTCTGAATTTATCTTCTTACCTTTTGTGATGTAATTTAGTATCTAGATGCCATTGATGACATTGCTTTTTCTAAATCTGATGTAGGACCATAGGGTTATGGAAATTCGGAAAATagtaattaaataaacaatccTATTGTTCTTTTCTATCCTGACAAAGACTATTACTCCTTTCTATCCTGACAAAGTCTATTGTTCGTTTCTATCCGTATGAAAGTTAAGATTATGCTTATCTTTTTATCATGGGAAGATAATTAAGTGATATGTCTTTATCTATTTAGTGTTCTTTTCTATCTGTACAAAAGTAAAGTTTCTGCTTAAGTGTTTCTCATGGGAAGAAACTTAAGTAATGTCTTTATGTTTTTATATGCATGCCTTACTTATGCAGGGAAGTTTTACAGGGCCAAGGATATTTTGGTCTGGCTCTAGCCTTCGAACTGAAGCTACCGGATATGGACTGGTAACTAATATCACAACTTTCCCTTGCTCGTGTTTAggctttctctttttctttttcaatttttgattttttggtgaCAACTTACTAGATATGTCTATTTTTTGTGGGTATTATAAGCTCCCTATgtaattttcctcttcatttcCGATGATGTGAACAAAGTTCCCATGCTTCTCCAGGTTTTCTTTGCACAACTCCTACTTGCAGACCTCAATAAAGATTTCAAAGGATTAAGGTACCTTTTACCAAACTTTCAgaagttttaaaattttcacGAAACACCATAGGATATTGACATAAACAGCACATGGGAGTTCTTTCTGTTTATGTAGCCTTTTGAAGAATCCAATCCTGTTCAACATATCTTTGAATTTTTGTATACATATCTATGTATTTGTGTCCACAAGAGAGAATGTATAATTTGTGATTGCTTAAAGGTTATTTTGAAGATGTCTTTATAAATTTCCCTCCAGGTGTGTTGTAAGTGGTTCTGGAAAGATTGCATTGCATGTCCTGGAGAAGCTTATTGCATATGGCGCGATTCCGATTACAGTTTCCGGTATTTTCTTATAACAAGTATTTTTGGAGCTACTTGAATGATGTCTTTTGATGGAAATTTTTAGTAATATACATATCTGGTATGAATGTTTGACATGAAAAAATTTCCATTTGTCATACCAGTCATGTGTAGTAACTACTTGAACTCTGACATGATTTACTTGCTAAGaatgtttaaattttaaatgtttgaCGTGATCATAGTGATGAATGATCTGGAGAACAATCATATTGTCAACAATGTTCCTAGCACTTCTTCATCCAAAAGATTATAAAAACAATGAACTTAGCACTTAAGTTAAAACCAGTGTGTGCTAGGAGTCAGTTTGTTTGTATCTTCTGTGGCCTTGAATGGTTTTGTATCTTGGGTTGTAAAGATGATATGTTAACATCTGTGGCTGTATTTGGATCGAAATAACAAAATGAATTAGTTTTCTGATTGCATctgaagaaagagaaaatatatGAAGAGCGAGAGTACTTGTCCTGTGAATGTGGTGTTAAATTCTTTTTCCCCCCACAATTATTATATGCGGAAATATTGGCTATTTCATATTCTAGTTCCATGCTTTATTTAGATTACCTAGGGCTTTGTGTCAGGAAGTTAGGATTTTCGAAGTTGTAAACATTTAGAgtgaattttcccaaaaaaaaaaaaaaaaaaaaacatttagagtGAATAAGACTGGTTATTGACATTTAATAACACACATGGCTTTTATCTGCAATTTATTGCATATAGACTCGAAGGGTTATTTGGTGGATGATGAAGGATTTGATTACATGAAAATATCATTTTTGAGGGAGATCAAAGCTCAACAGAGAAGTTTGAGGTCTGTGTTTCTTGTCATCTGTTTTGCATCTGTTTATCAAATCGCTTGGTATAGTTACCTTCAGGGGTTCATTGGTTTTACATCTCATCTGCAGAGACTATTCAAAGACTTATGCTCGATCTAAGTATTACGATGAAGCTAAACCTTGGACTGAAAGGTGTGATGTTGTGTTTCCTTGTGCTACCCAGAACGAAATTGATCAGACTGATGCCATTAATCTGGTTAATTCAGGATGTCGTATACTAGTAGAAGGTATTGATTACTGGTAACAACTGGCAtagtctttttttaatttttttcatttgttttcatAATCATTAACGTTAGCCCTGTAACACCTATTATTTGTTGTTCTTTTCTTGTATCTAGGTTCAAACATGCCTTGTTCACCTGATGCTGTTGATATTCTGAGAAAAGCTAATGTTTTAATCGCTCCTGCAGTGGCAGCTGGTTCTGGTGGAGTATGTGCTTGAATGATGCTATTATGAACTTTATACGTATCATGTTTTTATTTAGTCCAAAATGTTTTTGTTTGGTCCAAATTTATGCCAAGTTCAAGCCAAGCTTGTCTGTTTATGAAAATATGGAATTCTTCGGTCCAGACTCCAAAGAAAAAGGGAATTCAGTAGTACTAGCGCATGAGATCATTCAACATCAAAGTTTCTGTTAAGAATATAAGAATCTCACATCGAGTATTCTAATCCATCTCTCTCGATAATGAAATCAGGAAGCTCTCATTTATCCTTTTACACATGGCATCAGAGGGGGCTGTTCATCCATGCGTTAGGTTCAGTCATTCATGCTCAGCATCACCCAATATAACTTATTCACATTTTTGGCCTTGTGAATGGGTGcattaaatacaaaaatatcacGTCGGGTATTCTAAGCTTGCTTctaatatatgaaaatatgggCCTCCAgttattgccaattggttttgggCTCAATACTTCAATTTTAGCATGCTTGAAAATTCTACGAAGTGACATTTgggaattaaaatttaattatttttgtcagTATGGCTTCTGattatcttcttcttttccttaaATTTATGTTCTCCCCTTGTTGATTAATGGTAGCAGGTGGTTGCTGGAGAATTTGAATTGAACCATGAGTGTAATTCAGTGAACTGGTCCCCCGAGGACTTTGAATCCAAATTACAGGTGACGCTGTGTATATTTTATCTTGCTGGTATAAATGTTAACAGTAAGTAGTTGTAGGAGTTTTTAAATACGAAACTTTCATCATTGGAAGCTGAGAGGAATGTAAAGTTTGCTCTCGAAGGTTTGACCtggtatgtttttgtttttctgtatGATTTCTGATTTGCATCGTAACTCTCAGGAATCAATGAAACAGACTTACCAGAGAACCCTCAAAGCTGCGGCTGACTTTGGTTACCAGAAAGAAAGTCCTGAGTAAGTGCTTTATCGTATTGATGCTTGCCTACTCTTTTCCTCTTGAATCTTTGAAGAAAGTAGATAGCTTCTGTTGTTGTTGTGACTTTTGCGCTGGCTATGTAAAAGTTGCGTACTGTTAACGTTAAACACTCCAAGAAGCAATTTTTCTTACATGCTTGACAGGTCTTTGGTCCACGGAGCCATCATTTCTGCTTTTCTGACTATTGCTCAAGCCATGACTGATCAAGGATGTGTATAGAGCAGAAGAATATTGTACAATTACTCCCATGTTCCTCAAAGCTGATCGGTGTCATGAAGAATGAAAAATTCTCAGAGGTGCGCATACAGTAGATCCTTATTGGCTTTACCGTGCCGATTTCAAGATCAAGGTGGTATTTCAGATATACAAGGTTCCATTGTAACATAAAAATGTGTAATGTTGAAATAGCCGTGACTCGGAAAGAGCGAGGACAAATTATAATCGGCGGAGTGCAAGTGAAAATTGTCTAGTAGGTGAGTGGGATGGGGTAGGAAGGGCGTCAAATGTTTCATAGCAGGAAGCACTTGTGGATTGACTCGGCTGAGATTTCATCAAGTATTTATTGCCTGTCTTGTGGAATATTTGGATACTGAACTGAAGTTGGAAATAAAATTGGCATATTTATCGATTTGCCCCCCAACACTTATATAGAGTTGTCAATTTTCCGTGAACTTTAAATTTAGCCAATTTCCCCCCCTAAGTATTGAGCTTCAGAAAGTATGACCGAAATATCACTatcaaaattcatccaaattgTGAGTAACGAGTATTCGAACAAATGTAAAACCACAAGTTTACCAACCGTGAAGcagttattttatattttgcaACATCATATCTTCTCCCTCGGCTCTCTACAAAGAAAATCATAGTCATAAAACCTACAATCTCCTCTTTGTCCTCGACGCCTAAAGTAAAGCATGAAATACATATGAAGACAGCCAAAACTAGGCACATTGTTCATCAGATGATGCGCTCTCATTCTGTTGTTTTTAGATCTAGTTATTGACCCTCTTCGAAGAGTGAGTTGATGAGTCCGACTTCTCAGCCAAATAGTGTTCCAGCATATCATCTTCGTCATCTGCCATTAACCACAAGACAAGATGATTTCTTCATCAGATTGTGAACACAAAGGATTCCTTCACAACAAAATTCAGTGATTCGACTGATTTTGGTCTCATCAACATAAGACTACATGTGCTATAAGGAGAGTGAATCACCTTCAAAATCATCAGAATCGAAGTCAATCTCGTCCTCATCCTCTTCATCGGACCCTTCAGAGGCTGGAGCTGCACCTTTCTATGGTGTGAGGAAAAGTCACTCGTATTACTTTTTATTCTTTGAAACTAAGCCATTATATGTTCCAACAATAAAATCCTCACATGTAATAACCCAAAACCTCCCCTCGTATTAACCCTAAATAATATACCATGAAACTAACTCAACCATCAAATCAGACCAGTAACGCATTAGTTTAGTTTTCGCTGTATTTACTTGTTTTTGGGAAAACTGAACAATGTAAGATGTAGGTAAAGTTTAGGGTAAAATAAATTACCACAGCATGTCTTCCGGTTTCAAACCACTGTCTACCTGTGAGCCTCTTTTCCTTGGGTGCTGAAAGTGCAGCGTCAGGCATTAACCTTGGAAATTAATCACCATTCGtcagaaatgaaaataaagactTCAAGCAGAAATATATGATGATCTACTATTGGGAAATTGTTAACTTTCAAGAAGGATTCCTTGGaatttatatatttctttttgaaCGGAAAGTCTTGGTTAAGGGGCTAATGAACCGTCGCAGcttcttttttccttcttttctcatACCAAACTTTTTTAGTATGATTTGAACCTACAACTAAACCTAACCATCCCACCGCATAACCTGCTAAACAAAGACCTGGCTCTTGTATAtgtctcttctctctctaatgTCATGTCTATCATGTACAACATAATGTCCTAAAGTACATGTAGAAATGAATTCCGCATCTCATGCCTCTCCAGCATAATTAGATCTTTCTTCCCAAAATGTAGAACTTTTTGGTGAAAAGATATCAGAAACAAAAACATCTGTACGAACCGATATTAGTGATCCCCACTTTCACATGCTTTATAATGACAAAATTACTGAGAGTTAACGAAGAAAACCTTATTGAAATTATACAACGATAATACTTACTTGGCTCGTTCCAGGGCCAACTCTGCTTCAAACATCTCTCTCCATGCCAGAAATGTTTCAACTGTAACTGGTTCTCCATGTGGTATGATTACCTAAAACAGGAAGGAGCAGGAAAGTAAGAAGCAGCTCCTGGAGACAATCTTTTTCAGGTGAACAATCCTTACCAGAGATGCAAACATGCAACTTTGAATGAAAAAAGTAAATCCCATCGGAAAGTGTGAAGCTGATTATGCATTTTTTCACTAATATTCACAACCAACTGCATCAAATTCACGCCGAAAATTGCAAGATGCAGAAGAGAAAAGATGGACACCCTTTGAAAAAGTATGGTTAATCTTCTAGAAGCTTCACCTTTCCAGATACACTACTCATCCAGaccaaggagaaagaaagagggTCTCTTAGAGAGAATAGCTAGCAGTTCTATTGACAACCCCAATGATTTCATGACTTAACTTCTTCCAGCTATCTTTAGACATGTAAAAGCCTCAGCAAGACTTAAATACATACAAGCGACACCGACACCGGAGTGTGAATAACTAACTAGCACATTGTACATTCAACTATCTCCCAAGGACATTGAGTCAAACAGGTTTGCAAGGTTTTGGGATCTTGAATGTATAGTTTTCAAGGAATAGTAGGACGTAAACTCCATTTATTCTTAGAGACTAAGAAAGAAAATAGCCACAAGATGATTAGATATGAAGACGTAGGACAAAAGGCATACATCATCCTTTGCTGCTTCTTCTGCTTCAGCATCCTCAAGACTAGTGTCTTGACAATATTGTTCAGAAAGCCATTCCTTGGCTGATGTAACTAGTGTGTAGATCATAGCCATACCAAGGTTTTCAGATGCCTGTAAAAATATAGATATTGAATCAAAGTCTGCAAATCAGATAACTTCACATCATCTATAGGACAGATAAAAAATATGCTCACTAATCTTTACATGTATTAGGACAGATAAAAAACGACACAACAAAAAGCTGCATAGAGAATTAAAGAGTACCCAAAATTACCTCTTGCAGAAGCTTTTCTTTCAAAATTCTTAGATGTTCTCCTTGTATACCGCGTAAACTAGAGGGAAAAAAATCAACCATTAGAATAGTTCCTCATAAAGCATCATGCATCCGCACTTCTGACTTTCCCACAGCCTTACTTAATAACACAATACCGACGGAACAGTTATATCTGAACAATAATATTTTTTCTCaaacttctttcttttctttttagtaGTATTTATATATGCAGTTACAAGAAGGTACTAAGTAGAACTTGTATTTGCTTTGTCCAGAAGAAAAAGGGCAATGAAAATGATCAAGTTCTTTCCATCATTACGAACAATGAAGAGTGGAGAATAGCACGATTTTGTGCCATACCTATTCAAATTCAAAAGTGGAGGTTCATCTGGGTATCTTTCTGTGTGTGAGAAAATCAAAGCCAGCTGAACTGAAACAGAAGTTTCCAAAACAGCTTATGTCCAAATGAAATGTAAAa
Protein-coding sequences here:
- the LOC114822778 gene encoding uncharacterized protein; its protein translation is MTDYIQEQEMEIEALEAILADDFKEIHSGESGLNTSKRCFQIKVSPVDDEADELTTNPVQLALIFSHTERYPDEPPLLNLNSLRGIQGEHLRILKEKLLQEASENLGMAMIYTLVTSAKEWLSEQYCQDTSLEDAEAEEAAKDDVIIPHGEPVTVETFLAWREMFEAELALERAKLMPDAALSAPKEKRLTGRQWFETGRHAVKGAAPASEGSDEEDEDEIDFDSDDFEDDEDDMLEHYLAEKSDSSTHSSKRVNN